One window from the genome of Carcharodon carcharias isolate sCarCar2 chromosome 9, sCarCar2.pri, whole genome shotgun sequence encodes:
- the nkrf gene encoding NF-kappa-B-repressing factor — MAAGVESQAGPKRQLAEVVEQYRGLSESDKHWRIRRQFIVRHIQDYPDNRTEQLLALSMVWTNHVFLGCRYSPDLLEKVFRMAEGIDVGDIGSCELVPGSTTNKRSNSDNGENPTAKRKPPLFRPRFRFEPVAFVSSSTKEEDEVKKKPSQSEKPRRWADLDEDNSSCLIKTEEKSVKAEPQPNSNVNKSNKNSNGPLVPASSQNSSTFDYDSLYKTIFTDGEQAKSGNCVNGISCLSTYMSKIQQNYSAKYEAYHSNPSDLYPTMRGPDFSKTPVANKQGYKGLGFTQTKRSKSRKSSKKNASKSVLPEPLSSKASPSGGFSPSAIKSRQTFFNMLQISVSRKLSSIGGFSNQLNHSDVLSSCIQTCKTNPQYFYVSLKEIPPADVPKNKKVLTDGYACELRCQGVYLATGYAGSKIGARDRASEQALKLFLKDVVVEVVKRKCKSNCIDDLILCEKNTPRNDIPPALKKPDEKIPSKDTKDKDTANKGNETTKQSSRHSKELKKKHWMDFVILETAKNAVCILNNSAQFNRMTVDYKFQLTPSQVWHCRVFVEDHFIAEAYGTKKLVKHTAAEKALNILRETQPVVKSSKPGNTDAAISRNAILGRSAEEALKQKITEDNIGNQLLRKMGWKGGGLGKEGEGIAEPIMVKEQFKREGLGLEMSKSGSKLNKRDIEDLIKNYARSDKQEELTFSKELTNDERMQIHQMAAKYGLKSKSYGKGKERYLVVSRKVRVDDIMNQLAQEGQVGRFELVVPGSSN; from the exons ATGGCGGCCGGCGTGGAGTCACAGGCCGGCCCGAAGCGGCAGCTCGCCGAGGTGGTGGAGCAGTACCGCGGCCTTTCCGAGAGCGACAAGCACTGGCGGATCCGCAGGCAGTTCATCGTCCGCCATATCCAGGATTACCCGGACAACAGGACGGAGCAGCTGCTCGCCCTCTCCATGGTCTGGACCAACCATGTTTTCCTGGGTtgtag ATACAGCCCAGACCTTTTAGAAAAGGTCTTTCGAATGGCAGAAGGTATTGATGTTGGTGACATAGGATCATGTGAGTTAGTTCCCGGCAGCACAACGAACAAAAGATCCAATTCTGACAATG GTGAAAATCCAACAGCAAAGCGGAAACCTCCTTTATTCCGCCCTAGATTTCGATTTGAGCCAGTTGCATTTGTTAGTAGCAGCACCAAGGAGGAGGATGAAGTGAAGAAAAAGCCAAGTCAATCAGAGAAGCCGCGAAGGTGGGCAGATTTGGATGAAGATAATTCAAGTTGTTTGATTAAAACTGAGGAGAAATCGGTGAAAGCAGAACCTCAGCCCAACTCAAATGTGAACAAATCTAACAAAAATTCAAATGGTCCACTGGTTCCTGCCTCTTCTCAGAATTCTAGCACATTTGATTATGACTCCTTGTATAAAACCATCTTCACAGATGGAGAGCAAGCCAAAAGTGGAAACTGCGTTAATGGGATAAGCTGTTTAAGCACTTACATGTCTAAAATACAGCAGAACTATTCTGCAAAGTATGAGGCTTATCATTCCAACCCATCAGATCTTTATCCAACAATGAGGGGACCGGATTTTTCTAAGACCCCAGTTGCCAATAAACAGGGCTACAAGGGCCTGGGCTTCACACAGACCAAACGGTCGAAGAGTAGAAAATCTTCCAAGAAAAATGCCAGTAAGTCAGTACTCCCGGAACCTTTGTCAAGCAAGGCTTCTCCATCTGGTGGGTTTTCTCCATCTGCAATAAAGAGCCGACAGACTTTCTTTAATATGCTCCAGATATCTGTGTCAAGAAAGCTTAGTTCTATTGGAGGCTTCAGTAACCAGCTGAACCATAGTGATGTACTAAGTAGCTGTATTCAGACATGTAAAACAAACCCTCAGTATTTCTACGTATCGCTAAAGGAGATCCCTCCAGCTGATGTACCAAAGAACAAGAAAGTCTTGACGGATGGCTATGCCTGTGAGTTGAGGTGTCAGGGGGTTTACTTGGCTACAGGTTATGCTGGCAGCAAAATTGGAGCTCGCGATAGGGCCTCTGAGCAAGCCTTAAAGTTGTTCCTTAAAGATGTGGTGGTTGAGGTTGTGAAGCGCAAGTGTAAAAGCAATTGTATTGACGACTTAATACTGTGTGAAAAAAACACCCCTCGAAATGACATTCCACCTGCTCTCAAAAAACCAGATGAGAAAATCCCAAGCAAAGATACTAAAGATAAAGATACAGCCAATAAAGGAAATGAAACAACGAAACAGAGCAGTCGACATTCAAAGGAACTCAAAAAGAAGCACTGGATGGATTTTGTCATTTTGGAGACTGCAAAAAATGCTGTCTGCATTCTGAACAATTCTGCTCAATTCAACAGAATGACCGTGGATTACAAGTTTCAGCTGACACCCAGTCAGGTCTGGCATTGCCGTGTTTTTGTCGAAGACCATTTTATTGCTGAGGCTTATGGAACCAAGAAGTTGGTGAagcacacagcagcagaaaaagcttTGAATATACTGAGGGAAACGCAACCAGTTGTAAAATCAAGCAAGCCCGGAAATACTGATGCAGCCATCTCTCGAAATGCAATTCTCGGACGATCGGCAGAGGAAGCTCTTAAACAAAAGATCACAGAGGACAACATTGGCAATCAGCTTTTACGGAAAATGGGTTGGAAGGGGGGTGGTTTAGGGAAAGAAGGTGAGGGTATTGCAGAGCCAATCATGGTAAAAGAACAGTTCAAGAGGGAGGGCCTGGGTTTGGAGATGAGCAAGAGTGGTTCTAAATTAAACAAGCGAGATATAGAAGATCTTATCAAAAACTATGCCCGCTCAGACAAGCAGGAAGAGCTGACCTTTTCCAAAGAGCTGACAAACGACGAGCGAATGCAAATTCATCAGATGGCTGCAAAATATGGCCTCAAGAGTAAATCGTATGGAAAAGGAAAGGAGCGCTATTTGGTTGTGAGCAGAAAAGTCCGTGTAGATGATATTATGAACCAGCTTGCACAGGAAGGACAGGTTGGCCGATTTGAATTGGTCGTGCCAGGTTCTTCAAATTGA